A single genomic interval of Gammaproteobacteria bacterium harbors:
- a CDS encoding MFS transporter, translating to MSHRYSKDPRVDSALRHSIKDGVSYSVMTGAGESYFAAFALYLKASTAQIGVLASLPPLLASFAQLLSSWLGRRWGRRRNIIVLGASVQGAALIPLGVLPLLFPDQALPILVACAVLYLAGSNLAVPQWGSLMGDLVPERRRGRYFARRTRLCSVASFCGLIGAGVILDLFDRNAWTMAGYLVIFGIATAARAVSIYHLLQMHDPPGHVAALESPFGVGFWRRVRGSSFVRFSAFFAAISFAVSICSPFFVVYQLRDLQFSYLEYTVSIAVVVLAQFLTLNRWGRISDAFGNRFILVATGLIIPFLPSLWLVSTNYLYILLLQALGGLFWAGFSLSAGNYLYDLIPGNKRAMYLAFHNVLASVAVFCGAMVGAYLGTHLPREAVLFGTHYEWLSVLYGVFLISTLARLLVAVLFLPQLKEMRTARAASVGGVIFRVARLQPLSELIFDIISPRRRRKTPSEAMIPERQKDGD from the coding sequence ATGTCCCACCGTTATTCCAAGGATCCCCGTGTCGACAGCGCGCTGCGGCATTCGATCAAGGACGGGGTGTCCTACTCGGTGATGACCGGCGCCGGCGAGAGCTACTTCGCCGCCTTCGCCCTCTATCTCAAGGCCAGTACGGCGCAGATCGGCGTGCTGGCGAGCCTCCCGCCGCTGCTCGCCTCCTTCGCGCAACTGCTCTCCTCCTGGCTCGGCCGCCGCTGGGGCAGGCGCAGGAACATCATCGTGCTGGGGGCGAGCGTGCAGGGGGCGGCCCTGATCCCGCTCGGCGTGCTGCCGCTGCTGTTCCCGGATCAGGCGCTGCCCATCCTGGTGGCCTGCGCCGTGCTCTATCTCGCCGGCTCGAACCTCGCCGTCCCGCAGTGGGGCAGCCTGATGGGCGACCTGGTGCCGGAACGCCGGCGCGGGCGCTACTTCGCCCGCCGCACCCGCCTGTGCAGCGTCGCATCCTTCTGCGGCCTGATCGGCGCCGGCGTGATCCTCGACCTCTTCGACCGCAACGCCTGGACCATGGCCGGCTACCTCGTCATCTTCGGCATCGCGACCGCGGCGCGTGCGGTGTCGATCTACCATCTCCTGCAGATGCATGACCCGCCCGGCCATGTCGCCGCGCTCGAATCGCCCTTTGGCGTCGGCTTCTGGCGCCGCGTGCGCGGCTCCTCCTTCGTCCGCTTCTCGGCCTTCTTCGCCGCCATTTCCTTCGCGGTCTCCATCTGCTCGCCGTTCTTCGTGGTCTACCAGCTGCGCGACCTGCAGTTCAGCTACCTGGAATACACCGTCAGCATCGCCGTCGTGGTGCTGGCACAGTTCCTCACGCTGAACCGCTGGGGCCGCATCAGCGACGCCTTCGGTAACCGTTTCATCCTGGTCGCGACCGGCCTCATCATCCCGTTCCTTCCCTCGCTGTGGCTGGTATCAACCAACTACCTGTACATCCTGCTGCTGCAGGCGCTCGGGGGGCTGTTCTGGGCGGGGTTCTCGCTCAGCGCCGGCAATTATCTCTACGACCTGATCCCGGGCAACAAGCGCGCGATGTATCTGGCTTTCCACAATGTGCTGGCGAGCGTCGCAGTGTTCTGCGGGGCGATGGTCGGGGCCTACCTCGGCACCCACCTGCCGCGCGAGGCGGTGCTGTTCGGGACGCACTACGAATGGCTGAGCGTACTGTACGGCGTATTCCTGATCTCGACGCTGGCGCGCCTGCTGGTGGCCGTACTGTTCCTGCCGCAGCTGAAGGAGATGCGCACGGCGCGGGCGGCCTCGGTGGGCGGGGTGATCTTCCGCGTGGCGCGCCTGCAGCCGCTGTCGGAACTGATCTTCGATATCATCAGTCCGCGCAGGCGCAGGAAGACACCGTCGGAGGCTATGATCCCGGAGCGGCAGAAAGACGGGGACTAG
- a CDS encoding SET domain-containing protein, translated as MLIVPTYLEKSPIHGFGVFAKEFIPKGTRVWEFNPIFDIVLSEEEFEALPPSSRAEIEIHLYQPEEGGDLYYESTMGKYMNHSRAPNVNFSEVGKGWAMRDIEAGEEMTCDYRDFMADVSHIEYL; from the coding sequence ATGCTGATCGTACCGACTTATCTCGAAAAGAGTCCGATTCACGGTTTCGGCGTTTTCGCCAAGGAGTTCATCCCGAAGGGCACCAGGGTGTGGGAGTTCAACCCGATCTTCGACATCGTGCTCTCCGAGGAGGAATTCGAGGCGCTGCCGCCGTCCAGCCGGGCGGAGATCGAAATCCATCTGTACCAGCCGGAAGAGGGCGGCGATCTGTACTACGAATCGACCATGGGCAAGTACATGAACCATTCGCGCGCGCCGAACGTCAATTTCAGCGAGGTCGGCAAGGGCTGGGCCATGCGCGACATCGAGGCGGGCGAGGAGATGACCTGCGACTACCGCGACTTCATGGCAGACGTGTCGCATATCGAATATCTCTGA